The Desulfovibrio subterraneus genome has a segment encoding these proteins:
- a CDS encoding type II toxin-antitoxin system RelE/ParE family toxin, with the protein MKRYALEITVHAQDDLGDIGEYIESRDGEEQAHAVLDSLLEAVHSLQSLPERGNHPPEMKRLGLTGVRELHVMSYRVLYQIAAGTVYVVAFISARRDVQAQLSERLLR; encoded by the coding sequence GTGAAGCGTTATGCTCTTGAGATCACGGTCCATGCGCAGGACGATTTGGGAGACATTGGCGAGTATATAGAATCGCGCGATGGTGAAGAGCAGGCTCATGCAGTGCTTGATAGCCTGCTTGAGGCTGTTCACTCGCTGCAATCTCTGCCGGAGCGGGGGAATCATCCTCCGGAAATGAAGCGCCTTGGGCTCACCGGAGTGCGGGAGCTGCACGTCATGTCTTACCGGGTGCTGTATCAGATAGCCGCCGGCACCGTATATGTCGTCGCGTTTATCAGTGCCAGAAGGGATGTGCAGGCACAGTTGTCCGAGCGGCTGCTGCGGTGA
- a CDS encoding LytS/YhcK type 5TM receptor domain-containing protein: protein MTTEVLLGVLIERFGLIVAAAFLLLSFRPLERFGGKHSSSLQTVFYMSFFGLFGILGTYSGNDIHQSVANLRAMAVITGGLFGGPVVGAGAGLIAGLHRNLIDIGGFSAVPCGLATFIEGLVAGLVARKLGDGLDWRAAGAIGILGETLHMGLVLLLSRPFEDALHLVKIIGMPMVVVNTLGAILFVQIISLVFKDREKRDSDMAEQILSIANQTVSHLRGGLNAASARETARIIYDRIPISAVSITDDVAVLAHIGIGDDHHTTGCDIRTLGTRRVLETGEPLLLNGPEDIGCHFKSCPLYSGIVVPLRKGERIIGTLKFYGSKEDPLDRIRFELAKGLGSLFSTQLELEDLHLQTRMLAHAEIRRLQAQINPHFLFNSLNTIAAFCRTNSDKARELLLDLSRYMRRNLDSSRGFIPLSDELEQVQSYLAIEQARFGDRIRVQMDVAPGCESWPVPPLLIQPIVENGVKHGIARREEGGLIQLSISRQGDELCVAVLDNGVGMAPEQVEHLITPRTMESASEGIGVMNCHQRLAQMFGPEYGLHIDSLPGQGTQVLFRIPRAPVLQ, encoded by the coding sequence ATGACGACAGAAGTCTTGCTCGGTGTGCTCATCGAGCGTTTCGGGCTCATTGTGGCGGCAGCGTTTCTGCTGCTCTCCTTCCGTCCGCTGGAGCGTTTCGGCGGCAAGCATTCGTCTTCGTTGCAGACTGTCTTCTACATGTCCTTTTTCGGGCTGTTCGGCATTCTCGGCACCTACAGCGGCAACGACATTCATCAGTCCGTGGCTAACCTCCGTGCCATGGCCGTCATTACCGGCGGCCTGTTCGGCGGTCCCGTGGTGGGTGCCGGTGCCGGTCTTATTGCCGGCCTGCACAGAAACCTCATAGACATCGGCGGCTTTTCCGCGGTTCCCTGCGGGCTTGCCACGTTTATCGAAGGGCTTGTGGCGGGCCTTGTGGCGCGCAAGCTGGGCGACGGGCTGGACTGGCGCGCGGCCGGTGCCATAGGCATTCTGGGCGAAACCCTGCATATGGGGCTGGTGTTGCTGCTTTCCCGTCCCTTTGAGGATGCCCTGCATCTGGTCAAGATCATCGGCATGCCCATGGTTGTGGTGAATACGCTGGGCGCCATTCTGTTCGTGCAGATCATCAGCCTGGTATTCAAGGACCGCGAAAAGCGCGATTCCGACATGGCGGAGCAGATTCTCTCCATTGCCAACCAGACGGTTTCGCACCTGCGCGGCGGGCTGAATGCAGCTTCGGCGCGCGAGACGGCCCGCATCATCTATGACCGTATTCCCATCTCTGCCGTATCCATTACCGACGACGTGGCCGTGCTGGCACATATCGGCATCGGAGACGACCATCACACCACCGGCTGTGATATCAGGACGCTTGGCACGCGGCGGGTACTGGAAACGGGCGAACCACTTCTGCTGAACGGGCCGGAAGACATAGGCTGCCATTTCAAGTCCTGCCCGTTGTATTCGGGCATTGTGGTGCCGCTTCGCAAGGGCGAGCGCATCATCGGCACGCTCAAGTTCTACGGCTCAAAGGAAGACCCTCTGGACCGCATACGCTTTGAGCTGGCCAAGGGTCTGGGGAGCCTCTTCTCGACGCAGCTGGAGCTTGAAGACCTGCACCTGCAGACGCGCATGCTGGCCCATGCCGAAATCCGCCGCCTGCAGGCACAGATAAATCCGCATTTCTTGTTCAACTCGCTGAACACCATTGCGGCGTTCTGCCGTACCAACTCGGACAAGGCCCGCGAACTGCTGCTGGACCTTTCGCGCTACATGCGCCGCAATCTTGATTCCAGCCGCGGGTTCATTCCCCTTTCCGATGAACTGGAACAGGTGCAGTCGTACCTTGCCATTGAGCAGGCACGTTTCGGCGACCGCATCCGCGTGCAGATGGATGTGGCACCCGGCTGCGAAAGCTGGCCGGTTCCGCCGCTGCTGATTCAGCCCATTGTGGAAAACGGCGTGAAGCACGGCATTGCCCGTAGAGAAGAAGGGGGGCTGATTCAGCTTTCCATCTCCCGTCAGGGCGACGAGCTGTGTGTGGCCGTGCTGGACAACGGTGTGGGCATGGCTCCCGAACAGGTGGAGCACCTCATCACCCCGCGGACCATGGAGTCCGCATCCGAGGGGATAGGCGTCATGAACTGCCACCAGCGGCTGGCGCAGATGTTCGGGCCGGAATATGGTCTGCACATAGACAGCCTGCCCGGACAGGGCACGCAGGTGCTGTTCCGCATCCCCAGAGCGCCTGTGTTGCAGTAG
- a CDS encoding DsbA family protein, whose amino-acid sequence MFHKALIAALLISFCLFAGTASAAEESDAKLKQQLETILQEHPEVLMNVLRENSEELFLIMREGSQKAQRKAITTQWNADVDVPKTVNLKNRLVRGDADSPVTIVAFSDFTCPYCEQAAFTVNTILKHYGKTVRFVFKNFPLASHEHARTASEYFVAAAMQDKEKAWQLYDAIFANRSVLIADGEAFLKDTAATVGLDVKRLEADAKSTAVKTIIDEDIKEAQDFGFSGTPYFLVNNIVIRGALPFDLFSEAVDLALDHANKKK is encoded by the coding sequence ATGTTCCACAAGGCCCTGATCGCCGCACTGCTCATTTCCTTCTGCCTGTTCGCCGGAACCGCCAGCGCGGCAGAAGAATCAGATGCCAAGCTGAAACAGCAACTGGAAACCATTCTGCAGGAGCACCCCGAAGTGCTCATGAACGTACTGCGTGAAAACAGCGAAGAACTGTTTCTGATCATGCGTGAAGGCTCACAGAAGGCGCAGCGCAAGGCCATTACCACCCAATGGAATGCCGATGTAGACGTGCCCAAGACCGTGAACCTGAAAAACCGACTTGTGCGCGGCGATGCAGACAGCCCCGTGACCATTGTGGCTTTTTCGGACTTCACCTGCCCCTACTGCGAGCAGGCTGCCTTTACCGTAAACACCATTCTCAAGCATTACGGCAAGACCGTTCGCTTTGTGTTCAAGAATTTCCCCCTTGCCAGCCACGAGCATGCCCGCACCGCTTCCGAGTACTTTGTGGCCGCAGCCATGCAGGACAAGGAAAAGGCATGGCAGCTCTATGACGCCATTTTCGCCAACCGCTCGGTGCTCATTGCCGACGGCGAAGCCTTCCTCAAGGACACCGCCGCAACCGTGGGGCTGGATGTGAAGCGACTGGAAGCAGACGCCAAGAGCACCGCCGTGAAGACCATCATTGACGAAGACATCAAGGAAGCACAGGACTTCGGTTTCTCCGGCACCCCCTACTTCCTCGTGAACAACATCGTCATTCGCGGCGCACTGCCCTTCGACCTGTTCAGCGAAGCCGTGGACCTTGCGCTGGATCACGCCAACAAGAAAAAGTAG
- a CDS encoding exodeoxyribonuclease III, with product MRFASWNVNGFRAVSKKPEWDWFRTCGADVVGLQETKATPEQVEEEHRNPQGFHSYWFASEVKKGYSGTAVFSRVEPLAVNFDLPHADYRGEGRVIHLEFERIHYFNIYFPNGQSGDDRLEYKLGFYDAFLDHAESLRKSKPIVVCGDFNTAHYPIDLARPKQNEGTSGFLPIERAWMDKLVAHGYTDTFRLKHPGEADMYSWWSYRLKAREKNVGWRIDYFFVSNELDGAVRDAWIEMDQHGSDHCPVWLDLDI from the coding sequence ATGCGGTTTGCCTCATGGAACGTGAACGGCTTCAGGGCGGTGAGCAAGAAGCCTGAATGGGATTGGTTCCGCACCTGCGGGGCCGATGTGGTGGGCCTGCAGGAAACCAAGGCCACGCCCGAGCAGGTGGAAGAAGAGCACAGAAACCCGCAGGGCTTTCACAGCTACTGGTTCGCCTCCGAGGTGAAGAAGGGCTATTCCGGCACGGCGGTGTTTTCCCGCGTCGAGCCGCTGGCCGTAAATTTTGACCTGCCGCATGCCGACTATCGCGGCGAAGGCCGGGTCATCCATCTGGAATTCGAGCGTATCCACTATTTCAATATCTACTTCCCCAACGGGCAGTCCGGTGACGACCGTCTGGAATACAAGCTCGGGTTCTACGACGCCTTTCTCGACCATGCGGAATCGCTGCGCAAGTCAAAGCCCATTGTGGTGTGCGGCGACTTCAACACCGCCCATTATCCCATAGACCTTGCGCGGCCCAAGCAGAACGAAGGCACTTCCGGCTTTCTGCCCATTGAACGGGCATGGATGGATAAGCTCGTGGCCCACGGCTACACGGATACCTTCCGCCTCAAGCATCCCGGCGAAGCCGACATGTATTCGTGGTGGTCGTACCGGCTCAAGGCTCGCGAAAAGAACGTGGGCTGGCGTATTGACTATTTCTTCGTGTCCAACGAGCTGGACGGTGCCGTGCGTGATGCATGGATAGAGATGGACCAGCACGGTTCGGACCACTGCCCCGTGTGGCTTGATCTGGATATCTAG
- a CDS encoding hydrogenase iron-sulfur subunit, translating into MKELELYEPRIVAFFCHWCSYGAADLAGVSRMEYPASFRAVRIPCTGRMSPKFILHALRQGADGIWVSGCHPGDCHYGTGNYHSRRRLELFKDMLEYIGIEKDRIHFSWISSAEAEKFQQMAITVVESVRKLGPNTKLVKDLCNDCIPPVPTCNYMNECYEDLEALDAAAGRRS; encoded by the coding sequence ATGAAAGAATTGGAACTGTACGAACCCCGCATTGTGGCCTTTTTCTGCCACTGGTGCTCTTACGGTGCTGCCGACCTCGCCGGGGTGAGCCGCATGGAATATCCCGCAAGCTTCCGCGCCGTGCGCATTCCCTGCACGGGCCGCATGAGTCCCAAGTTCATTCTCCATGCCCTGCGTCAGGGCGCGGACGGCATCTGGGTTTCCGGCTGCCATCCCGGCGACTGCCATTACGGCACCGGCAACTACCATTCCCGCCGCAGGCTTGAGCTGTTCAAGGACATGCTGGAATACATCGGCATCGAAAAAGACCGCATCCACTTTTCGTGGATATCATCCGCCGAAGCGGAAAAATTCCAGCAGATGGCCATCACCGTGGTGGAATCCGTGCGCAAGCTCGGCCCCAATACCAAGCTGGTCAAGGACCTGTGCAACGACTGCATACCGCCCGTGCCCACCTGCAACTACATGAACGAGTGTTACGAAGACCTCGAGGCGCTCGACGCAGCGGCAGGCAGGAGGAGCTGA
- a CDS encoding FAD/NAD(P)-binding protein codes for MLNPYLPYPVRISDVRVETEDKSLRTFELEFLHEKDAKAFAYHPGQFAELSIPGLGESPIGIASSPTEGNKLLFTVFRAGSVTSRLHDMQTGDVMGVRGPMGNWYPLDQNEGKNLVIIAGGYAVTTLRSTMVWLQDPKNRSRFGEIDFIYGARTPGMLLYREEMEAWQKTGGVRCHVTVDREFPGWSGLTGFVPAVVERLAPKPDNAIALVCGPPVMIKFTQPVLDKCGWKSDQIFLSLENRMKCGIGICGRCNVGHQYVCKDGPVFSKAELDELPLEY; via the coding sequence ATGCTGAATCCCTATCTGCCCTATCCCGTGCGCATCTCGGATGTGCGCGTGGAAACCGAGGACAAGAGCCTGCGGACCTTCGAGTTAGAGTTTCTGCATGAAAAGGACGCCAAAGCCTTTGCATACCATCCCGGCCAGTTTGCGGAGCTTTCCATCCCAGGGTTGGGTGAGAGTCCCATCGGCATCGCTTCGAGCCCCACAGAGGGCAACAAGCTCCTTTTTACGGTATTCCGTGCAGGCAGTGTGACCTCGCGGCTGCACGACATGCAGACAGGCGACGTGATGGGCGTGCGCGGCCCCATGGGCAACTGGTATCCGCTTGATCAGAACGAGGGCAAGAACCTTGTCATCATCGCGGGCGGCTATGCTGTGACCACGTTGCGCTCCACCATGGTGTGGCTGCAGGACCCCAAAAACCGTTCCCGCTTCGGTGAGATAGACTTCATCTACGGTGCCCGCACCCCCGGCATGCTGCTGTATCGTGAAGAGATGGAAGCGTGGCAGAAAACGGGCGGCGTGCGGTGTCACGTTACCGTGGACCGCGAGTTTCCCGGCTGGAGCGGGCTTACCGGCTTCGTACCCGCCGTGGTGGAACGTCTGGCCCCCAAGCCGGACAACGCCATAGCCCTTGTCTGCGGCCCGCCCGTGATGATCAAATTCACCCAGCCCGTGCTGGATAAGTGCGGCTGGAAGAGCGACCAGATTTTTTTGTCGCTGGAAAACCGCATGAAGTGCGGCATAGGCATCTGCGGCCGCTGCAATGTCGGCCATCAATACGTCTGCAAGGACGGCCCCGTGTTCAGCAAGGCCGAGCTGGACGAGTTGCCGCTGGAGTATTAG
- a CDS encoding 4Fe-4S dicluster domain-containing protein, with amino-acid sequence MQHKILSKDSLAEFIEALRKDYTVYAPKRDKKVPNKMVWKVLEADETPTFEFVNTDMSPKDFVFPQSECMMRFKAEGKDAMVLKPVEQDTEQRVLLNVRPCDGKGLSFMDMIFCQDEQTNDVYWRDKRERTVMIGLACNSPCPSCFCLEANCGPHHEVGLDILMVDLGVQLLLKPLTERGKAIAASLPDASAADVKAAQTKRQQAEAAMKKTIDTQHVEQRSLMELYNLPYWERVCETCINCGTCTFVCPTCHCFDIQDEVPASGGNGRRVRNWDFCMAPLFTLHTSGHNPRGKKIARVRQRFMHKYKYIPMKRDGEVGCVGCGRCVRLCPVNIDIRDVINAMNAPDTATEGQEV; translated from the coding sequence GTGCAACACAAGATATTGAGCAAGGACAGCCTCGCGGAATTCATAGAGGCGCTGCGCAAGGACTATACGGTCTATGCCCCCAAGCGGGACAAGAAGGTACCCAACAAGATGGTCTGGAAGGTGCTTGAGGCGGATGAGACGCCCACCTTCGAGTTCGTCAACACGGACATGTCGCCCAAGGACTTCGTGTTTCCGCAGAGCGAATGCATGATGCGCTTCAAGGCCGAGGGCAAAGACGCCATGGTGCTCAAGCCCGTGGAGCAGGATACGGAACAGCGTGTGCTGCTGAACGTGCGCCCCTGCGACGGCAAGGGCCTTTCCTTCATGGACATGATCTTCTGTCAGGACGAGCAGACCAACGATGTGTACTGGCGCGACAAGCGCGAGCGCACGGTCATGATCGGCCTTGCCTGCAATTCGCCCTGCCCCAGCTGTTTCTGTCTGGAAGCCAACTGCGGCCCGCACCATGAGGTCGGACTGGATATCCTGATGGTGGACCTTGGCGTGCAGCTGCTTCTCAAGCCGCTTACCGAACGCGGCAAGGCCATTGCCGCCTCCCTGCCCGATGCCTCTGCAGCCGATGTGAAGGCCGCCCAGACCAAGCGGCAGCAGGCAGAAGCAGCCATGAAAAAGACCATAGACACACAGCACGTGGAACAGCGCAGCCTGATGGAGCTGTACAACCTGCCCTATTGGGAACGGGTGTGCGAAACCTGCATAAACTGCGGCACCTGCACCTTTGTCTGTCCCACCTGCCACTGCTTTGACATTCAGGACGAAGTGCCCGCCAGCGGCGGCAACGGACGCCGTGTGCGTAACTGGGATTTCTGCATGGCCCCGCTGTTCACCCTGCACACCTCCGGCCACAACCCCAGAGGCAAGAAGATTGCCCGCGTGCGCCAGCGTTTCATGCATAAGTACAAGTACATCCCCATGAAACGTGACGGCGAGGTTGGCTGCGTGGGCTGTGGGCGCTGCGTGCGCCTGTGCCCCGTGAACATCGACATCCGCGACGTGATCAACGCCATGAATGCTCCGGACACCGCAACCGAAGGGCAGGAGGTATAG
- a CDS encoding DUF4268 domain-containing protein, whose amino-acid sequence MFRVNRASNRMEPLKETSFQELGCTERANLQEWLENAPAAFGEDLLIIQKEFDGFSDTRERLDLLALDKQGNLVIIENKLDDSGRDVVWQALKYASYCSTLTASQIVGIYQQYIDSFDSGYSAEELICSFLGLDDLEDGEINKGKQQRIFLVAARFRKEVTSTVLWLMSYGVSLQCYKATPYVDGDSMFLKFDLIIPVPETKEMIISMSVKDAEEKIAQSSLATRHVIRKDFWEALLSRMSDAGYARFQNISPSKTNWICAGSGVRGVPYVLVFGKKEVRVEITPDTGDGVLNKFIYDALLSGRAEIEKVFGESLSWERLDGKKMSRIKCSLACDGYNRNNWESLMDWMLDRAQRMEKAFDAPLKKAQKAFRAKEIVQGEPSQK is encoded by the coding sequence ATGTTCAGAGTGAATAGAGCAAGCAATCGAATGGAACCACTGAAAGAGACTTCTTTTCAGGAGCTGGGGTGTACAGAGAGGGCAAACCTGCAAGAATGGTTAGAAAATGCTCCTGCGGCATTTGGTGAGGATTTGCTAATTATACAAAAGGAGTTTGATGGTTTTAGTGATACGCGAGAGCGACTTGACTTGTTGGCGTTGGATAAGCAAGGAAATTTAGTGATTATTGAGAATAAGCTTGATGATTCAGGAAGAGATGTGGTTTGGCAGGCTTTAAAATACGCTTCCTATTGTTCGACGTTAACTGCAAGTCAAATTGTTGGTATTTATCAGCAGTATATCGATAGTTTTGATAGTGGTTATAGTGCAGAAGAGTTGATTTGCTCATTCTTAGGACTAGACGATTTAGAAGATGGAGAGATTAATAAAGGTAAACAGCAGAGAATCTTTCTCGTTGCAGCTAGATTTAGGAAAGAGGTCACAAGTACAGTTTTGTGGTTGATGTCATACGGTGTTAGTCTTCAATGCTATAAAGCAACGCCGTATGTCGACGGTGATTCAATGTTTTTAAAATTTGATTTAATTATACCAGTTCCTGAAACAAAAGAAATGATAATAAGTATGTCAGTAAAAGATGCAGAGGAAAAAATAGCTCAATCTTCTTTGGCAACTAGGCATGTAATAAGGAAGGATTTTTGGGAAGCATTGTTGTCACGTATGAGTGATGCTGGGTATGCTCGATTCCAAAATATAAGCCCATCAAAAACAAACTGGATTTGTGCAGGGTCTGGAGTAAGGGGGGTGCCGTATGTATTAGTTTTTGGGAAAAAAGAAGTGCGTGTAGAGATTACTCCAGATACTGGTGATGGCGTCTTGAATAAGTTCATATATGATGCTTTGCTGAGTGGAAGGGCTGAAATAGAAAAGGTTTTTGGGGAGAGTCTAAGCTGGGAGCGTCTTGATGGTAAAAAAATGAGCCGCATAAAGTGTTCGCTAGCTTGTGACGGTTACAATAGGAATAACTGGGAATCGCTTATGGATTGGATGCTTGATCGTGCCCAGCGTATGGAAAAAGCCTTTGATGCACCGCTCAAAAAGGCGCAGAAGGCTTTTCGAGCTAAAGAGATTGTACAAGGTGAGCCGTCACAGAAGTAG
- a CDS encoding LytR/AlgR family response regulator transcription factor produces the protein MKIRCIIVDDEPPARDEWLYMLSRMEDVEVVATASSATQALEVIYEHDPDLVFLDIEMPGGNGFTVVEQLMDMEDPPLVIFATAFDQYAIRAFEENAIDYILKPLEEQRVRKGLDKVRQRLARENAPDAAEKPHSELAQLLEKIGQRDSFTRISVESRGRVLLLQPQDVYFCRADDKRVWVHTRDDRYLCHGTVNLGKLEERLGAHAFFRANRADLVNLAKVREFAPWFNGKYTIIVDDAVGTEIVVNRSRVKDFKDRLGL, from the coding sequence ATGAAAATCAGGTGCATCATAGTGGACGATGAGCCCCCGGCACGCGACGAGTGGCTCTACATGCTTTCCCGCATGGAAGATGTTGAGGTGGTTGCCACTGCCTCTTCCGCCACGCAGGCGCTTGAGGTCATTTACGAACATGATCCTGATCTGGTGTTTCTGGATATAGAGATGCCGGGCGGCAACGGCTTTACGGTTGTTGAGCAGCTCATGGATATGGAAGACCCGCCCCTTGTCATCTTTGCGACCGCGTTCGACCAGTACGCCATCCGCGCATTTGAAGAGAACGCCATAGACTACATTCTGAAACCGCTCGAAGAACAGCGCGTTCGCAAGGGTCTGGACAAGGTGCGGCAGCGGCTGGCCCGTGAAAATGCACCGGATGCCGCAGAAAAGCCGCATTCGGAGCTGGCACAGCTGCTGGAAAAGATAGGGCAGCGCGATTCGTTCACGCGCATTTCCGTGGAAAGCAGGGGGCGCGTTCTGCTGCTGCAGCCGCAGGACGTGTATTTCTGCCGTGCGGATGACAAAAGGGTGTGGGTGCACACCCGCGACGACCGGTATCTGTGCCACGGCACGGTGAATCTGGGCAAGCTTGAGGAACGGCTCGGGGCGCATGCCTTTTTCCGCGCCAACAGGGCCGATCTGGTGAATCTTGCTAAGGTGCGCGAGTTTGCCCCGTGGTTCAACGGCAAATATACCATTATCGTGGATGATGCCGTGGGCACGGAAATCGTGGTCAACCGCAGCAGAGTCAAGGATTTCAAGGACCGCCTCGGACTGTAG
- a CDS encoding coenzyme F420 hydrogenase/dehydrogenase beta subunit N-terminal domain-containing protein has product MMKTRTEAIRAAARRLLEAGKVDAVIGYMQGTIPLRAQPFIAYTPEDCDKLIWSSFCGGNLATIASGRKDRVAVVAQGCVSRNLNGLVHEKRIDRDNLYIIGVPCIGMLDQRKVEAKLMGRNIELLKNDPEEDLGEITVSGCNAVRECFVEVIKRRDVKRDNCYTCMHRNPVGADEVVTEPVSETAGGDINAVATPWARFETDRRWEEFTKNFEDCIRCYACRDVCPLCYCTTCFVDESNPQWCGKTQDPADVQTFHILRAFHCAGRCTDCGACESACPQGIKMRRLTSMLEKDVRAKWNHEPGMDCETKPPLSTYRPDDPEDHFK; this is encoded by the coding sequence ATGATGAAGACCCGCACCGAAGCAATCCGCGCCGCCGCACGCAGGCTTCTTGAAGCCGGCAAGGTGGATGCGGTCATCGGTTACATGCAGGGAACCATTCCCCTGCGCGCCCAGCCCTTCATCGCCTACACGCCCGAAGACTGCGACAAGCTCATATGGAGCAGCTTCTGCGGCGGCAACCTTGCCACCATCGCCTCCGGCCGCAAGGACCGCGTGGCCGTGGTGGCGCAGGGCTGCGTTTCCCGCAACCTGAACGGGCTGGTGCACGAAAAGCGCATCGACCGCGACAACCTCTACATCATCGGTGTGCCCTGCATCGGCATGCTCGACCAGCGCAAGGTCGAAGCCAAGCTCATGGGCCGCAACATCGAGCTGCTGAAGAACGATCCTGAAGAGGATCTGGGCGAGATCACCGTCTCCGGCTGCAATGCCGTGCGCGAATGCTTTGTGGAAGTCATCAAGCGCCGCGACGTGAAGCGTGACAACTGTTACACCTGCATGCACCGCAATCCCGTGGGTGCCGACGAAGTGGTTACGGAGCCTGTTTCCGAAACCGCAGGCGGCGACATAAACGCCGTGGCGACCCCGTGGGCGCGTTTTGAAACCGACCGCCGGTGGGAGGAGTTCACAAAGAACTTCGAAGACTGCATACGCTGCTATGCCTGCCGCGATGTGTGCCCGCTGTGCTACTGCACCACCTGTTTCGTGGACGAATCCAATCCCCAGTGGTGCGGCAAGACGCAGGACCCCGCCGACGTGCAGACCTTCCACATTCTGCGCGCCTTCCACTGTGCCGGACGCTGCACCGACTGCGGCGCATGCGAATCGGCCTGTCCGCAAGGCATCAAGATGCGCCGCCTGACCAGCATGCTGGAAAAGGACGTGCGGGCCAAATGGAACCACGAACCGGGCATGGACTGCGAAACCAAGCCGCCCCTTTCCACCTACAGGCCGGACGATCCGGAAGACCACTTCAAGTAG
- a CDS encoding RHS repeat domain-containing protein: protein MRFGYRDYSPELGRFTALDPARDMRGDGDLWDYCVDDPINCVDPWGLADIPWWVPQKIVRNGARQYAKEFGYDLEECSDDDIDEMINTVPNKKVDEFKKSYDRRPDAATPRSKETDSTNAKEYDFEKQLIDEMVKKYGKDCIKKSN, encoded by the coding sequence ATCCGCTTCGGCTACCGCGACTATTCCCCCGAATTGGGCCGCTTTACCGCACTTGACCCCGCCCGCGATATGCGCGGCGATGGCGATCTGTGGGATTACTGTGTGGATGACCCCATAAACTGCGTCGACCCGTGGGGGTTGGCAGATATTCCATGGTGGGTTCCACAAAAAATCGTCCGTAATGGTGCAAGGCAATATGCCAAGGAGTTTGGCTACGATTTGGAAGAGTGTTCTGATGATGATATTGATGAAATGATAAACACTGTTCCAAACAAAAAAGTAGATGAATTTAAAAAATCATATGACAGACGTCCAGATGCAGCCACGCCGCGGTCTAAGGAAACAGATAGCACAAATGCTAAGGAATATGATTTTGAAAAGCAGTTGATAGACGAAATGGTGAAAAAGTATGGGAAAGACTGCATCAAAAAATCAAATTAA
- a CDS encoding type II toxin-antitoxin system Phd/YefM family antitoxin yields the protein MKLSESVKPVSYVKAHASEIIRKVSEEQAAPVVITQNGEAKAVLMGIQEYEQMQESLAMLKLVAMSAKDIEEGRTVSVDDAFAAARGRLGKRGRK from the coding sequence ATGAAACTCAGCGAATCCGTAAAGCCCGTGAGCTATGTGAAAGCGCATGCCTCGGAGATTATCCGCAAAGTCAGCGAAGAGCAGGCCGCACCTGTCGTGATAACGCAGAATGGCGAAGCCAAGGCCGTGCTCATGGGTATTCAGGAATATGAGCAGATGCAGGAAAGCCTTGCCATGCTCAAGCTTGTCGCCATGAGCGCCAAGGATATCGAAGAAGGGCGGACAGTCTCCGTGGACGATGCCTTTGCCGCTGCACGGGGGCGTCTTGGCAAGCGGGGGCGTAAGTGA
- a CDS encoding bacteriohemerythrin: MSYIEWSDELSVGYAQLDAQHKVMLEIINELFDSVSHGAGWAAMALIGVRLMEYSQVHFDAEEELMRACDFPGLALHQQEHIRFMEKIRDFMVAVEEGQSTGMLPMELFHFLQSWLAEHIMRMDKEYSVYCRTHQGAA; encoded by the coding sequence ATGTCGTATATTGAATGGTCCGACGAGCTGAGTGTCGGGTATGCGCAGTTGGATGCGCAGCACAAAGTAATGCTGGAAATCATAAACGAGCTGTTTGATAGCGTCTCCCACGGAGCAGGCTGGGCCGCCATGGCACTTATCGGTGTGAGGTTGATGGAATATTCGCAGGTTCACTTCGATGCGGAAGAGGAGCTGATGCGGGCGTGCGATTTTCCCGGTCTTGCGCTGCACCAGCAGGAACACATTCGCTTTATGGAAAAGATCCGCGATTTCATGGTCGCGGTAGAAGAAGGGCAGTCTACCGGCATGCTGCCCATGGAACTCTTTCATTTTCTGCAATCATGGCTGGCGGAGCACATAATGCGCATGGACAAGGAGTATAGTGTGTATTGCAGGACGCATCAGGGGGCGGCGTAA